The Theileria equi strain WA chromosome 2 map unlocalized gcontig_1105316255037, whole genome shotgun sequence genomic sequence GCTCCAATCATGACAGAAACTGATAGAATAATTATCCATCTCAGGGATCTATAGGAATATTCCCTAACGTCCTCTAGTGATACCCCTGTCTCTTCAttattttgcaaatatcCAGCAATTGAGTCAGATACTCCGGAAGTGATTATAAATTTAGTATTATCCAGTGTTGAGAAtaaaatggtgaataaaacaaagaATAGAGGCCAACCAGCCGCACGGATGTAAACATCAACAGCTCTGAAGTTCTTATTCTCACCACGTTTAAAATTGATCCTGTCATATAATATTTGAACTGTTGGGGAATCAGAATATCTAGACTCCGTTGACCTTCTTCGTCCAAGTTTGGTAAGGTCATCAGAACTGCATCTTTTGAGGATATCACGTGATACAGATGAAAGCTTCACTCTATCGAAAGAAGGCTTTGGAGGCTCAAGACGACCAACTTCATGCTCTATCAGGGATTTAAGCTTATTGCTCTGCACAAGACCCTTGttctccagaaaatatattggagCATCTGGGAATGAATCCGGAGACTCAGCTGATACACAAGCATCTAATACACGCTTGGAAATCGTGACAATAGTAGCCACATCGTCTTTCATCAATAGTCCACCATTAACGTCAAACAAGTTCTTGAAGATTGTCTTCGCCACAAATGGGTCTAGTCCAGTGAAACAGTCATCCAGTACTACAAGGAAGGAATGGTCAGATGCGCTTTCTCTATTAGTCTCGCTAAAGATGAGGTAGGCGTAAATGGCACGGGCAAGCCCAACTCTGACTCTCTGACCTCCACTGAGAGAGTAGCCATGTTCAGAAATCTTACGCATGTCACCTCCTTCCCAAGTGGATATGTCATGCTCAAGTTCAATAGCCTTCAGAACTGTCTTGTAgatatcctcatcaaatatGTGACCAAAAGTAATGTTAGACTTaatggtacccttttgtagccaGACATCCTGAGAAgcatagaatattggcatgttgGTAGATAGAGGCAGTGcagccattgatccttctaccagagtcatgtcaccaagaatagccttgacaaagttggtCTTACCAGAACCTTTGGCACCAGTTACAATGGCAAGGTTACCAGAGttgaggacaaagtcaaTGTTTCTCAGACAAGTGGTACCAGTATTGTCTAGGAGATCCTTCCTACTGTTGACCCATGCAAAAGAGGCCTGCTTGAACATCACCATAAGTCCTTTGGGTATGCTCTTATCCTTACCTGGCCCAATCTCTGGTAGAGTAGCATTCCCTGTAAACTTGTTATCCTGtaaataaaagtttggagaacaCGTTCTCAAGAAGGCTTCTACTCTTTTGAATGCATTGATCCCGAATAGCATAAGTCTCAGGTGAATGGGAACCATATATAGTGGACCAAGAATCTTCATAATAACAAAGATGGATGCCAAGAGTCCAGAAGGGTCAATACTCTCAACATTTGTGGCATCTTTAACTTGAGAAACAAAGTCAGTAACCAAAATGATAACGTCTAAACAGGTGATCGCTGTAAATATAACCTTGCTCAGTAAAGACAGAAAGAAACGGATGATGACGAGAAGTAGTTCATCATCCCTGGTTTCTGTTATAGTATTGTGACCAGTATCATCCAGTGACATTTTCTGGATCAAGGGAAGATTAGATATGACttcaaaagtttttgtaATTCTGTAATCCCTCACTCCAAAATAATACTTTAGGAGGAAGCCGTTTAAAatctccataaaaatcaTACCAACAACTAAGGAAAGTGACATGATAAGGATAGTGAGCGCTTTAACATTAAACTGACTACTCATTAAGATGATACCGTAAATGAAGGCTGTAAGAAACTCTATAAATCCAGAGATACACTCTACAAACAGTGAGATGTAGAATGGATCGTTCAGAGTTAAAGCGTATATTTTAGGAGTAACATCGCTATTCTTGTATCTCCTTACTGGACACAATAATGGATTATCCGCGCATACCTCCTCTCTGGAACACCCGTGAATAATGCTCTTACAATAATCCTCTCTGGAGTGAAGATTAGTAAAGTTACCGCGTCTATAACAGAGTCCATGTTGAAATACTGTGAGACGGACAGCTGAATCCATTATAAATGAGAGCCTCTTTACGTAGTAGTTGATGTGGTCCATGCAAATTTCCTTGAACAATTCCATGAGAGTGATGGATAGTGCTAGTCCTAAAAATGCCATGAACCTAAAATCCTTTCTAGAGATCAAGCCTAGCAGTTTGTATAGGAAAATAGCTACACTCATGCCAACTGCATTCATAAAGACAATCGCCATTATAGCAA encodes the following:
- a CDS encoding ABC transporter, ATP-binding protein domain containing protein (encoded by transcript BEWA_037280A), whose translation is MNVKMWDKVPISETTTHHFWESEVEVVRKRAMTHGGKKFKYFDDKGVINFVFFLWVYRWVKETSKRYLDPYMLHPLPLADQLLLWQPILSKHISDGISSIYTCEPLEESKNRKKPVKHILWRAIWLTFWKRIMLAIMAIVFMNAVGMSVAIFLYKLLGLISRKDFRFMAFLGLALSITLMELFKEICMDHINYYVKRLSFIMDSAVRLTVFQHGLCYRRGNFTNLHSREDYCKSIIHGCSREEVCADNPLLCPVRRYKNSDVTPKIYALTLNDPFYISLFVECISGFIEFLTAFIYGIILMSSQFNVKALTILIMSLSLVVGMIFMEILNGFLLKYYFGVRDYRITKTFEVISNLPLIQKMSLDDTGHNTITETRDDELLLVIIRFFLSLLSKVIFTAITCLDVIILVTDFVSQVKDATNVESIDPSGLLASIFVIMKILGPLYMVPIHLRLMLFGINAFKRVEAFLRTCSPNFYLQDNKFTGNATLPEIGPGKDKSIPKGLMVMFKQASFAWVNSRKDLLDNTGTTCLRNIDFVLNSGNLAIVTGAKGSGKTNFVKAILGDMTLVEGSMAALPLSTNMPIFYASQDVWLQKGTIKSNITFGHIFDEDIYKTVLKAIELEHDISTWEGGDMRKISEHGYSLSGGQRVRVGLARAIYAYLIFSETNRESASDHSFLVVLDDCFTGLDPFVAKTIFKNLFDVNGGLLMKDDVATIVTISKRVLDACVSAESPDSFPDAPIYFLENKGLVQSNKLKSLIEHEVGRLEPPKPSFDRVKLSSVSRDILKRCSSDDLTKLGRRRSTESRYSDSPTVQILYDRINFKRGENKNFRAVDVYIRAAGWPLFFVLFTILFSTLDNTKFIITSGVSDSIAGYLQNNEETGVSLEDVREYSYRSLRWIIILSVSVMIGAFFRVVAMTSASVNVSRRIHEYCINSILINSSAVLKIKKSLGSVITFLYMDTFFIDNLLSYFIHDVSLLLIESSVHLITLFFMVPWSTPPALILCFIIFRYIVCHYVKSCRNLYFSRLETYAQIDSIIESAISGAQIYRSFKKEWKLMQIMAEHVDYNIRCHYLSNSAMFWASVTSRCLFSSLALFILVLPLVRSRLFDIEVKIGYYSMAYSIFLNLNTTFITFLRLHCSLEFYMGSFRRFENFVLPNTKIKFDKRRNIHQTDVIVDHSASTGDGKLSSDNIKSTLRRRRHNEYAERRAARCTSLKMLFFKHQVNLFDVSKYAVPGTTRIKLDNVSVHVVSRDSNEKHAILKNVTCSADTSDIIGVIGRTGAGKSTLLSVLQNLARNREGSVFLDGCDLNDMPKNVTRQIIGVLPQLPFVFRGWTVRRFIDPRMLFEDADINTVLENCGLLKFVEGIEGGKGLDTVILPDHYHKDMPRYYKRVYYGPELKPQDTSSADNVNIDHGMVLSNSQLRTLSVARLVLYREFFKVLLVDEPPEEESGTSNTAEIPIYEIIRAHFRHCATFIAAHDAGVLRLCTSIWVLHKGSLIKTCKTEDIADSDSLSKIIEDCITAHV